In Tachysurus fulvidraco isolate hzauxx_2018 chromosome 25, HZAU_PFXX_2.0, whole genome shotgun sequence, the following proteins share a genomic window:
- the LOC113649851 gene encoding protein rapunzel-like produces the protein MADKGQFKQTAAVVLGLLESVSSFAATFNPLFGIVTEVIGAAKKGLVGDDKQEDFQQIHEKLESISEKNKQLLDQIHIAEIKSHYGGFEKNIKDQYKGFQDMVEKIRADPEKSEHYREDFKNIYREKNGHQNLNRYYDSIMENEDTFGIPILKVYLKHCNKNKKIMQAECSYLAYLFHIGLIALMAYYVVTEDNKDEFRDEWGPKVSDIQTKMQDVLEECN, from the coding sequence ATGGCAGACAAGGGGCAATTCAAACAGACTGCAGCCGTAGTGCTGGGTTTGTTGGAGAGTGTGTCTTCATTCGCTGCCACCTTCAACCCTCTGTTTGGCATCGTCACCGAAGTGATTGGTGCAGCGAAGAAAGGCCTGGTGGGTGATGACAAGCAGGAGGACTTCCAGCAAATTCATGAGAAGTTGGAGAGCATCTCTGAGAagaacaagcagctgctggACCAGATCCACATTGCTGAGATTAAGAGTCATTATGGTGGTTTCGAAAAGAACATCAAGGACCAATATAAAGGCTTCCAGGACATGGTGGAAAAAATCAGGGCAGACCCTGAAAAAAGTGAGCATTATAGAGAGGATTTCAAGAATATCTATAGAGAAAAAAATGGCCACCAGAATTTGAACAGGTACTATGACTCTATTATGGAAAACGAGGATACTTTTGGGATTCCGATACTGAAAGTTTATCTAAAGCACTgcaataagaataagaagatTATGCAGGCAGAATGCTCTTATCTGGCCTACCTCTTCCACATCGGCCTCATAGCACTGATGGCCTACTATGTGGTCACTGAGGATAATAAGGATGAGTTCAGGGATGAATGGGGCCCAAAGGTTTCAGACATTCAGACCAAGATGCAAGACGTCCTGGAAGAGTGTAACTAG